Sequence from the Clostridium saccharobutylicum DSM 13864 genome:
CTTTCCTCGTCTATATACAGTTGTAAATTCAAAATTTTTCTTTAATCTATAAATCATAGATTTCTAAACTCCTTTTTTCCTGCATTTGCAGAAAAAAGGCCACTTAGTGCGGCCCTTAAGCTGTTAATTTTTTTCTTCCTTTTTGTCTTCTGCTCTTAAGAATGTTTCTTCCTGATTGAGTG
This genomic interval carries:
- the rpmH gene encoding 50S ribosomal protein L34; the encoded protein is MFMTYQPKKRQRKKEHGFRKRMSTQSGRNILKSRRQKGRKKLTA